The candidate division KSB1 bacterium genome contains a region encoding:
- a CDS encoding S8 family serine peptidase: MAGSTSKSFRLFFLLFLLSGLQIAQAQSPEYVPGQLLVKVKSVSLNKASFPGKGKLGIPSLDAINASNSVKKVELFLKQKHPTKKLAGIFRISFSKDQNLEEIIAAYEQDPNVEYAQPNYVHQIDFTPNDSLFENQNALKNIQAEQAWDLQLASPEIIVGVIDTGIDYNHEDLIDALWINSGEDLNSNGRVDSSDFNGLDDDGNGFVDDIRGWDFTDAPTFPDGGDFQTPDNDPFDENGHGTSVAGIIGATGNNKKGIAGLAFGCQIMTLRAGTSLGFLEEDDVASAIVYAVDNGARVINMSFGDDVASPLLRDVIQYAVNQNCVLVASAGNSASDQIHFPSGFPETISVGASSENDNLAGFSNFGSSVDLVAPGVNILTTKLGNSYGDFSGTSASAPLVSALAALILSKTPELSPESVKGLLTSSSDDLGSAGWDNLFASGRINAFRALESPFFSIVRITAPELDQGFSSGPVTIRGTAAGTFLNEFSLELGVGETPETWSEIFRQTNRQIIDEEITSLEINSLQDTLYTLRLILRNKDGTAVEDKVRFFVDRTPPVISNIKQTPMLDGDRHSLLIEFETDDLCDASIYFRPAGSSADFQEKKLRFRTTSHRLNFSQDFLVGQMEFFVQVSNGAGLTSINNNDGRFFSADLSAAPLGGAPIENLASGFQSSFLLAKPADFDSDGLKEIVLNEYDENFNFTALKILEFDQGQFREVFASSEVFIPRDWGDSDGDGFPEILAGRGSSTFIFEATAANDFPTQIVWSNTNDAWASRFADLDQDGLGELILRLDDLFTVWETDNDNSYVLVDSFPNPTAGSNFVGVPHSEVADFDGDGQLEIIFGDFDGDIYIYENRGNNSYQFTWSDRLPLIDTIDYLSTGDYDGDGIAEFVVGCHSDPSLNTESTFDSRHWLYRIYKKTGDNSFETVWQQAFFGFQSPADFDTGVSSGDVDNDGRDEILINIFPDFYIVDYDVALAEYKVIWQAAPNRSNSTMVADFDNNGLNEFYFNTGEQVAGYQFLSNFGGPSTPLAFKARPLDLNLVELSWQQRGPFDSFRIYRGTDANNLAVFGQTQNQIFLDATVQTDTVYWYAVTAIDSSLSPVESLPAPALKVKPGSKPFLESASFLPPQQVQLVFSEPMDNSVTNQTNFEIVGIGTPGSSVSHKAGKEVILTSPVILEPGNYTIIVRNLRDLDGTPIDTTRNSVSFTATARENAPYLVSATLIQANQLSLEFNEPLDDNSASEPGNYLIEPNVKISRAELLSQKGTTVILTIDPESPIGPFGLNYFITVRNVQSEKGVPIRFGQGDTAALIFSSPDLSNIFAYPNPYRSDSGQDFVTIAGLTSEAKVRIMDISGRIIRTLEETDGNGGVTWDLKDESGSQVSSGVYIFFAVGEG; encoded by the coding sequence ATGGCCGGCAGTACAAGTAAATCATTTCGACTCTTTTTTCTTCTTTTCCTGCTTTCAGGTTTACAAATAGCCCAGGCGCAATCGCCAGAATATGTTCCCGGCCAGCTTCTGGTCAAGGTAAAATCCGTATCTCTTAATAAAGCTTCTTTCCCCGGAAAGGGTAAACTTGGCATCCCTTCGCTCGATGCTATCAACGCATCCAACAGCGTCAAGAAAGTCGAATTATTTCTTAAGCAAAAACATCCCACAAAAAAACTAGCTGGCATTTTTCGAATTTCGTTTTCAAAAGATCAGAATTTAGAAGAAATAATCGCCGCCTATGAGCAAGACCCGAATGTCGAGTACGCTCAGCCGAATTATGTCCACCAAATAGATTTTACGCCAAATGACTCCCTTTTTGAAAATCAAAATGCTCTAAAAAATATTCAAGCGGAGCAGGCCTGGGACCTTCAGCTCGCTTCTCCTGAAATAATTGTGGGAGTGATAGATACCGGCATTGATTACAATCACGAAGATTTAATCGACGCCTTGTGGATTAATTCAGGAGAAGATTTAAATAGTAACGGACGCGTCGATTCAAGCGATTTCAATGGTCTCGATGACGATGGCAACGGCTTTGTGGATGACATTCGCGGCTGGGATTTCACCGACGCACCCACTTTCCCGGACGGCGGAGATTTCCAAACCCCCGACAACGACCCTTTCGATGAAAACGGCCACGGCACTTCGGTGGCCGGCATTATTGGGGCAACCGGCAACAACAAAAAAGGTATCGCCGGGCTGGCTTTCGGTTGTCAAATCATGACCCTGCGGGCCGGCACAAGTTTGGGATTCCTTGAGGAAGACGATGTTGCTTCTGCTATCGTTTACGCCGTGGATAACGGAGCGCGCGTCATCAACATGAGTTTCGGAGACGACGTAGCCTCCCCGCTGCTACGCGATGTCATTCAATACGCCGTCAATCAAAATTGCGTTCTGGTGGCTTCGGCGGGAAATTCTGCCTCCGACCAGATTCACTTTCCATCCGGCTTCCCGGAGACGATTTCAGTCGGCGCGTCAAGTGAGAATGACAACTTAGCGGGTTTCTCTAATTTTGGCTCTTCGGTAGATCTGGTTGCCCCGGGAGTTAATATCCTGACAACAAAGCTGGGAAATTCATACGGTGATTTTAGCGGCACTTCGGCATCGGCGCCGCTTGTTTCAGCCCTGGCTGCGCTCATTCTTTCAAAAACGCCGGAGTTGTCGCCGGAATCGGTGAAAGGTTTGCTGACTTCTTCCAGCGATGATTTAGGCTCTGCGGGCTGGGACAACCTCTTCGCTTCCGGGAGGATCAACGCTTTCAGAGCTTTGGAGTCACCGTTTTTTTCTATTGTCCGTATCACTGCACCTGAGCTCGATCAAGGATTTTCTTCCGGGCCGGTCACGATTCGGGGAACTGCCGCCGGAACTTTTTTAAATGAATTTAGTCTCGAGCTCGGGGTCGGTGAAACACCGGAAACCTGGTCCGAAATTTTTCGCCAGACCAACCGCCAAATCATCGATGAGGAGATTACCTCTCTGGAAATTAATTCCCTCCAGGATACGCTTTACACCCTGCGTTTGATTTTAAGAAATAAAGACGGCACAGCAGTTGAAGACAAAGTCCGGTTTTTTGTCGACCGGACTCCGCCTGTCATTTCAAATATTAAGCAAACACCCATGCTCGACGGTGATCGCCACAGTCTCTTAATAGAATTCGAAACCGATGACCTCTGCGATGCCTCTATTTATTTCAGACCGGCTGGTTCTTCAGCAGATTTTCAAGAAAAAAAACTGCGGTTTCGAACCACCAGCCACCGTTTGAATTTCAGTCAGGATTTTCTTGTCGGTCAAATGGAATTCTTTGTTCAGGTTAGCAACGGCGCCGGATTAACTTCGATCAACAATAACGACGGCCGGTTTTTCAGCGCGGACCTAAGCGCCGCTCCCCTGGGAGGCGCCCCAATTGAAAACCTGGCAAGCGGTTTTCAGTCGAGTTTCCTTCTGGCTAAACCGGCAGATTTCGATTCCGATGGTTTGAAAGAAATTGTGCTGAATGAGTATGATGAAAATTTCAATTTCACCGCCTTGAAAATTTTGGAATTCGACCAGGGGCAGTTTAGGGAAGTTTTCGCAAGCAGTGAAGTTTTTATTCCCCGGGATTGGGGAGATTCCGATGGCGACGGATTTCCGGAAATACTCGCCGGACGAGGTTCCAGCACCTTCATTTTTGAAGCCACGGCGGCAAATGATTTCCCAACTCAAATCGTCTGGTCGAACACAAATGATGCCTGGGCCAGCCGCTTTGCAGATTTGGATCAAGATGGCTTGGGGGAGCTTATCCTCAGACTTGATGATCTCTTCACAGTTTGGGAAACTGATAATGATAACAGTTATGTATTGGTGGACTCATTTCCAAATCCAACGGCAGGCTCAAATTTCGTCGGTGTGCCGCATTCTGAAGTAGCGGATTTCGATGGCGACGGCCAATTGGAAATCATCTTCGGCGACTTTGACGGCGATATTTATATTTACGAAAATCGTGGAAACAACAGCTACCAATTTACCTGGTCGGACCGCCTGCCGCTTATCGACACCATTGATTATCTCTCGACCGGGGACTACGATGGCGACGGCATTGCCGAGTTTGTCGTCGGCTGCCACTCAGATCCAAGTCTGAATACAGAAAGTACTTTTGACAGCCGCCATTGGCTTTATCGAATCTATAAAAAAACCGGCGACAATTCATTTGAAACTGTTTGGCAGCAAGCCTTCTTCGGGTTCCAATCCCCTGCCGATTTTGACACCGGCGTTTCTTCCGGAGATGTGGACAACGACGGTCGCGATGAAATTCTAATCAATATTTTCCCGGATTTTTACATTGTCGATTACGATGTCGCTCTAGCAGAATACAAAGTCATCTGGCAGGCCGCGCCGAACCGCAGCAATAGTACAATGGTGGCAGACTTCGACAATAATGGCTTAAATGAATTTTATTTCAACACAGGTGAACAAGTCGCCGGCTACCAATTTTTATCAAACTTTGGCGGCCCATCGACTCCGCTGGCGTTTAAGGCAAGACCCCTGGATTTGAACTTAGTAGAACTTTCCTGGCAGCAAAGGGGACCCTTTGATTCATTTCGAATTTACCGCGGCACTGATGCCAACAATCTTGCGGTATTTGGCCAAACTCAGAATCAAATATTTTTAGATGCGACCGTGCAAACAGACACAGTTTACTGGTACGCGGTTACTGCAATCGATTCCTCTTTATCACCCGTTGAGAGCCTGCCTGCGCCGGCATTGAAAGTAAAACCCGGCTCGAAACCTTTTCTCGAAAGCGCAAGCTTCTTACCTCCACAGCAAGTGCAGTTAGTGTTCAGCGAGCCGATGGATAACTCCGTAACCAATCAAACCAATTTTGAAATTGTTGGAATCGGCACGCCCGGTTCATCCGTATCGCACAAAGCTGGCAAAGAAGTTATCTTAACAAGTCCCGTGATTCTTGAACCGGGAAATTATACAATCATTGTACGTAATCTCAGAGACCTGGACGGTACCCCAATCGACACGACCAGGAATTCAGTTAGCTTTACGGCAACAGCCCGGGAAAACGCACCTTACCTCGTCAGCGCAACGCTGATTCAAGCAAACCAACTAAGCTTGGAATTTAACGAGCCCTTAGATGACAACTCCGCTTCAGAGCCGGGGAATTATTTGATTGAACCAAACGTAAAGATATCCC
- a CDS encoding amidohydrolase family protein has product MIKSKLGWPFLIILLHLCFFSSINGQNAKVITALIGGTLIDGFGSTPIRNSVIIVEGERIKAVGQVGFLEIPPGAKIISTEGMSVLPGLWDMHVHLMINGHTDYTHWDKKYTPLFESVIMPASAKQLLMSGVTSARDLGGPLKPSIAVRDAINSGKIPGPTIYVSGPFIQHKPYPGTELFRWGVNGAQDARAKVRRLALAGVDCIKLIDQDQMTMEEVQAVVDEAHKHNLTVVAHSHRPEEIRRGLLAGVDCFEHTGLSTAPEYPPDIISLIRERTAKMNLGPLFWTPTIEVLFNYEYKRDNPEELDDNCWHDGLPDSIIQDIKSSFQHPDRLPYFQITPIRRPTLKRKFQQLRDSGIVLLIGTDSGIPMKFHCQSTWNELDIWVRELGVDPMQAIRAATYWPSVLMKVSEDVGTISEGKYADIIAVKGDVLRYINLLQDVDLVIKHGRQYK; this is encoded by the coding sequence ATGATTAAATCAAAACTGGGTTGGCCGTTTCTGATTATCCTTTTGCACCTATGTTTTTTTTCTTCAATCAACGGACAAAACGCAAAAGTTATCACAGCTTTGATCGGCGGAACTTTGATCGATGGCTTTGGCAGCACACCGATTCGTAATAGCGTCATCATTGTAGAAGGAGAGCGTATTAAAGCCGTCGGACAGGTTGGCTTTTTGGAGATTCCGCCGGGAGCAAAGATTATCTCCACCGAAGGCATGAGCGTGTTACCCGGATTGTGGGACATGCATGTGCACTTAATGATCAACGGTCACACGGATTATACGCACTGGGACAAAAAGTACACGCCGCTCTTTGAGTCGGTGATCATGCCAGCCTCTGCCAAACAACTGCTGATGTCCGGTGTCACCAGCGCTCGCGATCTCGGGGGTCCGTTAAAGCCAAGCATCGCCGTTCGGGATGCTATCAACTCCGGCAAAATTCCAGGACCCACCATCTATGTGTCAGGACCTTTTATCCAACACAAACCCTATCCCGGTACTGAGCTGTTTCGCTGGGGTGTTAACGGAGCGCAAGATGCCCGCGCCAAGGTTCGCCGTTTAGCCTTAGCCGGGGTCGACTGTATTAAGCTTATTGATCAAGACCAAATGACCATGGAGGAGGTTCAGGCTGTGGTCGATGAAGCACACAAACACAACCTTACTGTAGTCGCTCACTCGCACCGGCCCGAAGAGATCCGCAGAGGACTTTTAGCAGGAGTCGATTGTTTTGAGCATACCGGTTTATCCACTGCTCCGGAGTATCCCCCGGACATTATCTCATTGATCAGAGAGCGAACTGCTAAAATGAATCTTGGGCCACTTTTCTGGACCCCAACCATAGAGGTATTGTTTAATTACGAATACAAGCGCGACAATCCGGAAGAACTCGACGATAACTGCTGGCATGATGGCCTGCCCGACTCAATCATTCAGGATATTAAGTCCTCGTTTCAACACCCGGATCGCCTACCCTATTTTCAAATCACCCCTATTCGGAGGCCGACTTTAAAACGAAAATTTCAACAGCTTAGAGACTCTGGCATTGTCCTGCTCATTGGCACCGACAGCGGCATCCCGATGAAATTCCACTGTCAATCGACCTGGAATGAGCTCGATATTTGGGTACGTGAGCTCGGCGTGGATCCGATGCAAGCCATTCGAGCCGCCACTTACTGGCCTTCCGTGCTCATGAAAGTATCCGAAGATGTGGGTACAATCAGCGAAGGGAAATATGCCGACATCATCGCAGTCAAGGGAGATGTACTGCGTTATATCAATTTGCTGCAAGACGTTGATTTAGTTATCAAACATGGCCGGCAGTACAAGTAA